One stretch of Zingiber officinale cultivar Zhangliang chromosome 6B, Zo_v1.1, whole genome shotgun sequence DNA includes these proteins:
- the LOC121989088 gene encoding flavanone 3-dioxygenase 2-like, whose translation MADQLLSTVSRKLRSLPASYVRPESQRPRLHEVISDAAIPTVDLGSPDQHQIVAQIADACTHYGFFQVVNHGVGNKSMRLMMEVAQEFFQLPAEEKAKLYSDDPAKKIRLSTSFNIRKETVRNWRDYLRLHCYPLEDFTPEWPSNPSSFKEVVSDYCKEVRGLGFRLLGLISLSLGLEEEYMVKVLGEQEQHMAINYYPKCPAPDLTYGLQAHTDPNALTILLQDHTVDGLQIRKDDKWIAVGSHPHSFIINIGDQLQALSNGRYKSVWHRAIVNANKDRMSVASFLCPSNRVLISPPEKLLSEAGRAMYKNYTYEEYYDRFWSRNLDDEHCLELFKNASSLESENQASSSSGGNQS comes from the exons ATGGCGGATCAACTGCTCTCCACCGTCTCCCGCAAACTCCGTTCCTTGCCGGCGAGCTACGTCCGGCCCGAGTCCCAGCGTCCGCGCCTCCACGAGGTTATCAGCGACGCCGCCATACCCACCGTCGACCTCGGCTCGCCGGACCAGCATCAGATCGTGGCCCAAATCGCCGACGCCTGCACGCATTACGGATTCTTCCAG GTGGTGAATCATGGAGTGGGGAATAAGTCGATGCGGCTGATGATGGAAGTGGCGCAGGAGTTCTTCCAGCTGCCGGCGGAGGAGAAGGCGAAGCTCTACTCCGACGATCCGGCGAAGAAGATAAGGCTCTCGACGAGTTTCAACATCAGGAAGGAGACGGTGCGAAACTGGAGGGACTACCTTCGACTCCATTGCTATCCCCTTGAAGATTTCACCCCCGAGTGGCCTTCCAATCCGTCGTCCTTCAA GGAAGTGGTGAGCGATTACTGCAAGGAAGTGCGAGGACTGGGATTTCGACTGCTGGGATTGATATCGCTTAGTTTGGGACTGGAGGAGGAGTACATGGTGAAGGTTTTGGGGGAGCAAGAGCAACACATGGCTATAAACTACTATCCAAAGTGCCCAGCTCCAGATCTCACCTACGGTCTCCAAGCCCACACCGACCCCAACGCCCTCACCATTCTTCTCCAGGACCATACCGTGGATGGTCTGCAGATTCGCAAAGACGACAAGTGGATCGCCGTCGGTTCTCATCCCCATTCCTTCATCATCAACATCGGCGACCAATTACAG GCGTTGAGTAATGGAAGGTACAAGAGCGTTTGGCACCGTGCGATCGTGAACGCCAACAAAGACCGGATGTCGGTGGCATCCTTCCTTTGCCCTTCCAATCGCGTGCTCATAAGCCCACCTGAAAAGCTCCTTAGCGAGGCAGGGCGAGCCATGTATAAGAACTACACCTACGAAGAGTACTACGACAGGTTTTGGAGTAGAAACCTGGATGATGAGCACTGTTTGGAGCTCTTCAAAAACGCTTCCTCGCTCGAGTCAGAGAATcaggcctcctcctcctccggcgGGAATCAATCATAG